The proteins below are encoded in one region of Populus alba chromosome 2, ASM523922v2, whole genome shotgun sequence:
- the LOC118063433 gene encoding U-box domain-containing protein 24, translated as MMALDVITSACSFPADECLSQIVEGMMEVVYATNNVLVKKESFKEFSVYLERVAPVLKELNKKDISGSRSLNSAIEILNQEIKAAKQLTADCTKRNKVYLLMNSRTIIKNLEDTTREISRALGLLPLASLDLAAGIIEEIEKLRDSMQRAEFKAAIAEEEILVKIESGIQERVVDRSYANKLLFHIAEAVGISTDRSALKKEFEEFKSEIENARLRKDQAEAIQMDQIIALLERADAASSPKEKEMKYFTKRKSLGSQPLEPLQSFYCPITRDVMEDPVETSSGQTFERSAIEKWLADGHEMCPLTMTPLDTSILRPNKTLRQSIEEWKDRNTMIKIASMKSKLVSEEEEEVLQCLEQLEDLCEQSDQHREWVILENYIPQFIQLLGAKNQDIRNRALVILCMLAKDSDHAKERVANVDNAIESIVRSLGRRIGERKLAVALLLELSKCNLVRDGIGKVQGCILLLVTMASSDDNQAATDAQELLENLSFSDPNIIQMAKANYFKHLLQRLSTGPEDVKTIMASTLAELELTDHNKASLFEGGALGPLLHLVSCGDIPMKKVAVKALQNLSSLPENGLRMIKEGAVQPLLGLLFQHISSSSSLREQVATTIMHLAVSTASQESSLTLVSLLESDDDIFKLFSLINLAGPDVQQNILLAFHALCQSPSASNIKAKLTECSAMQVLVQLCEHDNPNVRANAVKLLYCLIEDGDEAIILEHVGQKCIETLLQIIQFSNVEEAITCAMGIISNLPEKPQITQWLLDAGALPVISKFLPDSKHSDPRKNHLVENAAGAMRHFTASTNPEWQRRAAEAGIIPVLVQLLDFGTTRMKKCAAISLARFSESSLALSRPIPKHKGFWCFSVPPETGCPIHGGICAVESSFCLVEADAVGPLVRVLQDPDPGTCEASLDALLTLIDGVKLQNGSKVLAEANAIPPIIGFLGSSSLRLQEKALNTLERIFRLPELKQKYGSSAQMPLVDLTQRGNSRMKSLSARILAHLNVLHEQSSYF; from the exons ATGATGGCACTAGATGTTATTACTAGTGCATGTTCTTTTCCAGCTGATGAGTGCCTTTCACAAATTGTGGAGGGGATGATGGAGGTTGTTTATGCTACAAACAATGTCCTTGTTAAGAAGGAGAGTTTTAAGGAATTTTCTGTCTACTTGGAAAGGGTCGCACCTGTTCTAAAAGAGCTGAATAAGAAAGACATTAGTGGTTCTAGGAGCCTTAACAGTGCCATTGAGATCCTAAATCAGGAAATTAAAGCTGCAAAGCAGCTGACTGCTGATTGCACCAAGAGAAACAAAGTGTATCTCCTAATGAATTCTCGGACGATAATTAAGAACCTAGAGGACACCACAAGAGAGATAAGCCGAGCTCTAGGTCTTCTTCCTTTGGCCTCTTTGGATCTTGCAGCCGGTATAATTGAAGAGATTGAAAAGCTTCGTGATAGTATGCAGAGAGCTGAGTTCAAGGCTGCTATAGCAGAAGAAGAGATTTTGGTGAAAATTGAGTCCGGAATACAGGAGAGGGTTGTTGATCGTTCTTATGCCAATAAGTTACTGTTTCACATAGCTGAGGCTGTTGGGATCTCAACTGACAGGTCTGCATTGAAGAAAGAGTTTGAAGAATTCAAGAGTGAGATTGAAAATGCCCGGTTAAGGAAGGATCAGGCTGAAGCTATACAAATGGATCAGATAATTGCTTTGTTAGAAAGGGCAGATGCTGCTTCGTCTCCTAAGGAAAAAGAGATGAAGTACTTCACCAAACGGAAGTCTTTGGGTAGTCAACCATTGGAACCTCTCCAGTCTTTTTATTGCCCAATTACACGGGATGTTATGGAGGACCCTGTGGAGACCTCTTCGGGACAGACATTTGAGAGAAGTGCAATAGAAAAATGGCTTGCAGACGGCCATGAAATGTGTCCTCTGACCATGACCCCTCTAGACACATCAATTTTGAGGCCTAACAAAACTCTTAGGCAATCAATAGAAGAATGGAAGGATAGAAACACCATGATTAAAATTGCTTCCATGAAATCAAAACTAGtatctgaagaagaagaagaagtgctTCAATGCCTAGAACAGTTAGAGGATCTCTGTGAACAAAGCGACCAACATCGGGAATGGGTGATATTGGAGAATTATATACCACAATTTATCCAGCTTCTTGGAgcaaaaaatcaagatataaGGAATCGTGCTCTAGTCATTCTTTGCATGCTTGCAAAAGATAGTGATCATGCCAAG GAAAGAGTTGCAAATGTTGATAATGCAATCGAGTCCATTGTTCGATCTCTTGGACGCCGTATTGGGGAAAGGAAGTTAGCAGTGGCATTACTGTTGGAATTGTCAAAGTGTAACTTGGTAAGGGATGGCATTGGAAAGGTTCAGGGTTGTATTCTCCTCTTAGTGACCATGGCAAGCAGTGATGACAATCAAGCTGCCACAGATGCCCAAGAGCTATTGGAGAATCTTTCGTTCTCTGATCCCAACATCATACAAATGGCTAAGGCAAATTACTTCAAACATTTGCTGCAGCGTCTATCCACAG GACCAGAAGATGTGAAAACGATCATGGCATCAACTCTGGCAGAATTGGAGTTAACTGATCATAACAAAGCATCTTTGTTTGAAGGAGGTGCTCTGGGTCCTCTTCTTCACTTGGTATCATGTGGTGACATTCCAATGAAAAAGGTGGCTGTCAAAGCTCTTCAGAACCTATCAAGCTTACCTGAAAATGGCCTGCGGATGATTAAAGAAGGTGCAGTTCAGCCATTACTTGGCCTTCTCTTTCAGCACATCTCTTCGTCTTCAAGTTTACGTGAGCAGGTGGCTACCACAATCATGCACCTTGCTGTATCAACAGCATCTCAAGAATCCAGCCTGACGCTGGTTTCATTGTTGGAATCTGATGATGACATTTTCAAGCTCTTCTCATTAATTAACTTAGCAGGGCCTGATGTGCAGCAAAACATTCTTCTAGCTTTCCATGCCTTATGCCAGTCCCCATCAGCATCAAATATCAAGGCCAAGTTGACAGAG TGCTCAGCCATGCAAGTTTTGGTCCAGTTATGTGAGCACGACAACCCTAATGTGAGAGCAAATGCTGTGAAGCTGTTATATTGCTTGATAGAAGATGGCGATGAAGCCATCATACTAGAGCATGTGGGTCAGAAATGCATCGAGACCTTGCTCCAGATTATCCAATTTTCTAATGTTGAAGAAGCGATTACTTGTGCGATGGGCATTATCTCAAACCTCCCAGAAAAGCCCCAGATCACCCAGTGGCTTCTGGATGCTGGGGCACTTCCTGTGATCTCTAAATTTCTCCCTGATAGCAAGCACAGTGATCCCCGTAAAAATCACTTAGTTGAAAACGCTGCTGGAGCCATGCGGCATTTTACTGCTTCAACAAATCCAGAATGGCAAAGGAGAGCTGCAGAAGCTGGCATAATTCCTGTGTTAGTGCAGCTTCTGGACTTTGGAACTACCAGGATGAAGAAATGTGCTGCAATTTCTCTTGCTCGTTTTTCGGAGAGCTCACTAGCACTTAGTCGCCCAATACCCAAGCACAAgggattctggtgcttctctGTTCCACCAGAAACTGGCTGCCCGATTCATGGGGGAATATGTGCTGTTGAATCATCATTTTGCCTTGTGGAAGCTGATGCGGTAGGACCCCTTGTGAGGGTTCTTCAAGATCCAGATCCTGGAACCTGTGAGGCTTCTTTAGATGCCCTACTGACATTAATTGATGGAGTTAAACTTCAAAATGGTAGTAAGGTGCTTGCAGAAGCAAATGCCATACCACCAATTATTGGATTTCTTGGTTCGTCATCCCTCAGACTGCAGGAAAAGGCTCTAAACACTCTAGAAAGGATCTTCCGGCTGCCAGAGTTAAAACAAAAGTATGGGTCCTCTGCGCAGATGCCTTTGGTTGACCTGACACAACGGGGTAACAGCAGAATGAAGTCTCTTTCAGCCAGAATACTTGCTCATTTGAACGTACTTCATGAACAGTCCTCATACTTCTAA